Below is a genomic region from Pseudomonadota bacterium.
CGATCGCGACGATCGATCCCACCGACGCCCGGGACTACGACGACGCCATCAGCGTCGAGCGGCGGCAGGGCGGCGCGATCCGGCTCGGCGTGCACATCGCCGACGTCTCCCACTTCGTCGTTCCCGGCGGCGCGCTCGACGAGGAGGCGCGTCGGCGCGGCACGAGCGTCTACTTCCCGCGGCGCGTGATCCCGATGCTGCCGGAGATCCTGTCGAACGGCGTGTGCTCGCTGCAGGAGGGCGTGAGGCGGTTCGCGCGCAGCGCCTTCATCGACTACGACGGCGACGGCAACCCGCTCCGCGCCCGCTTCGCGCGCACGATCATCTCCTCTTCCAAGCGGCTGACCTACGAGGAGGCGGAGGAGATCTCGACGGGCGGGGGCAAGGGCGTCCCGAGGCTGGTCCGCGGCCGGATCGCCGCGATGTACGAGCTCGCGCGTCGCATCGAGGCGCGGCGGGAGCGCGAGGGGATGCTCCGCCTCGATCTGCCGGAGGTGGAGCTCGTGCTCGACGCCGAGGGCCGGGTGACGGACGGCGGGCCGAAGCCGCACCTCTACTCCCACCGCGTGATCGAGATGCTCATGGTCGAGGCGAACGAGGCCGCGGCGCGCGCCCTCTTCGACGCCGAGATCCCGACGCTGCGCCGGATCCACCCGGCGCCGAGCGACGACGCCTTCGTCGATCTCGCGAAGTTCGTGCGCGCCCTCGGCCACAAGATCCCGACCCGCCCGACGCGGCGCGACCTGCAGGAGCTCGCGTCGTCGGTCCGCGGCGAGCCGGCGGAGCGGGCAGTGAACATCGGCATCCTGCGCTCGCTGCAGCGGGCGGTGTACTCCACCGCGCCGGAGGGCCACTTCGCCCTCGCGAGCGAGCACTACTGCCACTTCACGAGCCCGATCCGGCGCTACCCGGATCTCGTCGTGCACCGGGCGCTCGACGTGCTCGCGAGCGGGGTGAAGCCCGCCCCGCCCGAGCCGCTGACCTCCCCCCTCCCCCCCTCCGATTCGGAGGGGGGGGCGGAGGGGGAGGTGCTCGACGCGCTCGCCGCCGAGATGTCGCGCAAGGAGCGCGGCGCCGAGGCCGCGGAGCAGGAGCTCCGGCTCGTCCTCGTGCTGCACCACCTCTCGACGAAGGTCGGCGAGGAGATCGAGGGCGTGGTCACGGGCGTCGCGGACTTCGGCCTGTTCGTGCAGATGCCCAAGTTCCTCGTCGAGGGCGTCGTGAAGCTCGCGGATCTCGGCGACGACTGGTGGGACGTCTCGACCGAGCGCGGCACGGTGCGCGGCGAGACGACCGGGCGGTCGATCCGGATCGGCGACAGGCTCCCGGTGATCATCGCCGAGGTCGACGTCCCGCACCGGCGGCTCGTGCTCGTCGCGCCGCGGAAGAAGGACGCGGCCGGCGCCAAGCCCGCCAAGAACGCGAAGCCTGCGAAGAGCGCGCCGCCCGAGAAGCAGCCCCGACGCGGCGGGAAACGACACCGGTAGAGGGCTCGTTCCCAACGAGCCCGCTCGCGCCCCGGCCACGATGGCGACATGGATGAAACAATTGCTGACTAGCGTTTTCGTGTGGATAAAATGATAGTTGACTATCGTTTTTGCATGGATAAAATGACAGTATGTTCGACCGCTGGTTGCAGCTGAAGGGCACCTCCGCGCTCGTTCTCGGGCCGCGGCGTTGCGGCAAGACGACGCTCCTGCGGATGCGTTTCCCGGACTACGCCTACGCCACCCTCGACGACCTCGATCTGCTCGCGCTCGCCAAGAAGGACCCCAAGGGGTTCGTCTCCCGGCTCGGGCCACGCGCGATCATCGACGAGATCCAGCGGCTGCCGGCGCTCACGATCGCGGTGAAGCACGCCATCGACAGCGAGGGCGCGCGTGTCCTGATGACCGGCTCGAGCTCGGTCGGCCTGCTCGACGCCGCGGCGGACACGCTCGCCGGGCGCATCGACGTCGTCTCGCTCCCCACCGCCTGCTGGGGCGAGGACGCCGGGCCGCCGACGCACCGCGTCTTCGACGACCCGCAGGACCCGCTCGAGCAGAAGGAGGCGGCGCGTCGCCTGGACGACGCGCTCGCGTTCGGCCTGTTCCCGGAGATCGTCACCGCGGCCGGCGCCGAGGCGAAGCGCGAGCTGCTCGCGCGCTACAAGAACAGCTACTTCACGCGCGACATGATGCGGTTCGCCAACCTCGAGAACGCGGACGCGATCCTGTCGCTCTACCTCCACCTGGCGCGCTCGATCGGATCGCACCTCGAGGTCGCGCACTTCGCGCGCGAGGCCGGCGTGAGCCAGGTCACCGCCCGCAAGTACCTCGCGTCGATCCTGCATTCCCAGCTCGGGTTCCGGCGGACCGGCTACCAGTACGGGCCGGCGAAACGGCTCGCGCGGGCGGCGAAGAGCTACTTCGCGGACAACGGCGTGCTCGGCAGCCTGTCGGCTCGGCCGAGCGACGGGCAGATCATGGAGAGCTTCGTCGTCGCCGAGCTCGAGAAGCGGCGCAAGCTCGGGCTGATCGCCGCGGAGCAGCTGCACTACTACAAGAGCGCGGCCGGGCGCGAGATCGACGTGGTATTCGAGGACGGCGACGCGCTGCGCGCCGTCGAGATCAAGACGACCGCGGCGCCGAGCGGCCGGGACCTGCGGAACCTGCGGGAGTTCGCGGCGTCGTTCGGGCGGCCGGTCCGGGCGTGCCTGTTCTACGCGGGCGCCGAGCGGGCGGAGATCGACGGGGTCGCGCTCGTCCCGATCACGGCGCTCTACCGCGGGCGGTAGCGGCGAGTCAGTACCGGTTCACGATCTCGAAGTCGGCGGGGTGCGGCGCCGGGATCCGGACGAAGCCGACGGGATCGCCCTTGAGCCGCTCGCGCTCGACGCGGCAATCCGGCTCGCAGGCGAACGTCTCGATCCAGTGGTACCGGAGCACGACGTCCTCGTCGGGTGTCGAGCCGCGCACCGCGATCCGGTTCATCGACGCCGCGACCTCGCCGGAACCCTCGGCGAAGTAGCTCACCTTCAGGCGCGACTCGAACACGATGTGCGGCGGGAACTCCGCGACCTTCCGCAGGAGCTTCTTCTCGGCGAGGAACCTCCCGTGCGTGACCGAGGTCACGACGTAGCGCACGCCGTAGCGCTTCATGTACGCCTTGAGCGTTCCCTCGGGCGGCCGCTTCACGGGGTACAGCCGGAAGAAGTTCGCGGCCGAGTGCTGGAGGTTGCGCAGGCGGAAGCCGCCGAGCACCTCCGCCTCCGTCTTCCACGCGAGCAGCTCGCCGATGGTCCAGTTCTCCACCAGGTACCGGCCCTGCTCGCCCGTGGCCACGCGCGCCGCGACCCACTCGGCGAGCGCGGCGTGGGTCTCGTCCATCCCCGTGTGGCGGTACGGAATCTGGCGCGGGTACCCGATGTTCGAGAAGCCGACCGCGTCGGTGATCTTCGGCCGCTCGTCCTCGAGGACGCGCGCCTCGGGCACGAGCGGCGGCAAGAAATACATGACGTCGCGCGCGAGCCTCGGGATCGCGACGAAAACGGCGATCGCGCCCACGACGTAGACCCGCGGCGGCAGCCCGCGCAGGGCGCCGGACGCGGCGATCCGCTCGACGAGCTGCGCGGCGGGGATGAGCGCGAGGAACGCGAGCGGCGCCGTGAACCTGTACGGCTGCACCTGCAGGAGCGGCGGGATGTAGCCCCCCAAGTACCCGGCGACGAAGAGCGCCCCGAGGCCTGTCGCGAACGCCCAGAACCGGGGATCGCGGTCGGCGCGCCAGTAGAAGAGCGACACGGCCGCCGCCCCCATCGCGAGGAACCGGAACCCCGAGCGCATCCCCGCGCCGCCGGACACCGCGCGGTCCAGCACGATGCCGACGTAGTCCGTGGCGAGGTGGCCGATCGTCGTCGCGCCGAGGTAGCCCGAGTTGAGGATGTAGTGCCAGAACCGGAGGTCGACGAGGAGCCACCAGGCGTTCATTGCGAGGGTGACGACGACGATCCCGGCGATCGCGGCGTGCTCGCGCCGCCCGAACGCGCGGAACCGCCGTGCGTACATCGCGATCATCGGCACGGCGAGGATGAAGAAGCTGTAGGGGTGGGCGAGGTGCAAAGCTCCCATCACGGGCGCGAGCGCGATCGCGTACCGCAGCTTCCCGCCGGACGTGAACCTGTGGAAGAGCGCGAGGGGCAGGAGGCAGAGGTAGCTCGCCATGGCGTAAGCGACCATCCCCTCCCACCACGCCCAGTGGATGAAGCTGTCGAAGCACCAGACGCAGAGCCCGAGCGCGACGACGACGAACCGGGCCGCGCGCCCGAGGTCGAAGAGCCGCGCAGAAGAGTAGAGCACGATCGGCAGGAGGAGGTGCGCGAGCGCGATGAACAGGTTGAACGCGAGCCCCTTGCCGACCCCGAGCCGCGTCAGGGCGAAGGTCCACAGCTCCCAGCCCTTGTTGTCGGCGTCGAAGATCACGCCCTGCGGGGAGCCCGCGAGCATCTGCGGATCCCACGCCCAGCTCTTCCGGAAGCCGTCGAGCGTCTCGGTGACGCGCCAGACCTGCTCGATGTGCGTGTCGAGATCGCGCCCCGACAAAGGCTCGTCCGCGAGCAGTACCGCGGGAGGCTCCCAGTAGAGCATCGCGGCCGCGTACGCGGCGAGGAGGAGAACGTACGCGAGCGGGAGCGCGAGCCTGCGTGCGAGACCGACGCCGCGATTGTGCTCCCCGCCGCTCATGGCTTCTCCTCGGCCTTCTCCGCCGGCTCCTCGCACTTCGCCCTGCGCACGAGCACCTCCATCGACGCGGTCGCCTTGGCCTGCTTGTAGCACGCCCGGATCGCGGACTCGAAGTCCTCGAGCACGACGCTGGGCTGATCCTTCATCGACGGCACGGCCCAGCGGAAGTTCCAGACGAGCGACGTGCGCGGCGCGGCGACGCGGATCACCGCCGCCGGCACGCGCGCCTTCACCGCGGCCGTCAGATCGGGCACGACCGTGAAGCGGTGCGCGCGCGCGGCGTCGGAGTCGGTGGGCGGCATGGCGGAGAACGGCCCCATCTCGGTCCCCGGGATCACCGCGCGGCCGGCCTCGACCGCCACGACGCCGAGCGGCGCGAGCAGCGGCCCGGGCGGCACCCCCTTCCGGACGAACGCCGCCACCTCGGCCACCTCCTCGGTCGGATCGACGGGCGTCGCCGGCGGCGACAGGAAGCACAGCGACAGCGCGGGCAGCGCAAAGGCCAAGCGGGCGAGCGGCGATCGCCACTCCTCGAGGCCGTGGAGCACGATCGCGCCCGCGGCCGCGGCCACGGGGACGCTCGCCGCGATGTAGACGCCCCACGCGGACGGCGGCGCCATCGGCGCGACGAGCGCGACGGTCCCGGTCGCGAGCAGGACGAGCTCCGGGCCGGCGCGCCTCGAGGCGAGCCGCGGGACGGCGAAGAGGACGACCGCGAACCCGGCGGTCACCGCCGGTGCGACGTTCCACCACTGGACCGCCTGCGCGTAGAGGTTCCGCTCGTAGGCCGCGCCGAGGTGGTACTCGAGGACGTCGAACAGGAAGGACCCGGGCGCCGCGAGCGCGAACGGGGCGATCGCCGCGACGGCCGCACCAACGAACAGCGCGGCGGTGAGGAGCCTCCGCCTCGCGTCTCCCTCGAGCGCGAACAGGAGCGCCATGGAGGCGGCGATCGGCGCGCAGGTCAGGCGGCAGCCGCACGCGAGCACGGCGGCGACCGCGAAGACCGCGGCGCGCGGCCAGTACGATCCGCGGTGGAGCGCCGCGCCGAGGGCGACCACGAGGAAGGCGCCGGTCGGCGCGCACCACACGGCGAGCGCCTGCAGAGAGACCCACCGCGGGGAGGCCGCCACGAGGAACCCGGCGAGGAGCGCGGGCTCGAGCGCGCCCGTCCTCCTGCGCACGATCCACATGAGGCCGAGCAGCGCGATCGCGCCCCAGATCGCGTTGACGGCCCGGTGCGCGAAGAGGGTGTGCCCGGTGAGCGCGAGGATCGAACCGCTGACGTACGGTAGGAGCGGCATCTGCGTGTACGCGAAGTCGCGGTAGAGCGCGCGCCCGGCGAGCGCGTCGCGGGCCGCCACCGAGTAGAAGCTCTCGTCGGGCGCCATCGCCGAGGCGCCGTGGTAGTGGACGGCGAGCGCCGCGTACGCGCCGAGCACGGCCGTCGCGGCGACGATCGCGGCCGCGCGCCGGAAGGCGGGTCTCATGTGCGCTCGGCGGCCCGTCGCCCGGGCCGCCGGGCCAGGCGGCGGGCGAGGACGACCCCGGCGAGCGTGACGCACGCGATCCAGCCGAAGAGGCTCGCCCAGTTGGCGGCCCGCTCCAAAGGCGGGCGCACGTACAGGAGCTCGGTGATCCCGTCGCGCGCCTCGACCGTCATGAGGATCTTGCGCACCCCGGGCAGCACGCCGTGGCGGGTGACGGTCAGCTCGCGGCCGTCGCGGTACGCGCGCCACGGGTAGAAGTACGCGATCGGGTAGTGGAGACGGGATCCCTCTCCGGCGCCCGCGACGCGGACGACGACGCGCTCGTCCTCGAAGGCGAGGACGTCGATCGTCCCCGGCCCCTCGATCGAGACGGGCGGCGCCTTCCCGGCCTCGACGGAGTACACCCAGACGTCCCCGAAGCGCTTCACGAGCTCGACGTCCGGGCGCCGCGGCCACTCGACGAGCGAGACCAGCCAGCGGACGTGGAGCGTCTCGAGCGCCTCGGGCTGCGTGAGCAGCCGCTGGATGAGCTCGGTGTCGTACGGCCATCTGTGGGCGAGCGGGAGGTTGTTGAAGATCGCGGTCGCCTCGTAGCCGAACTTCAGCTTGGGCAGGCCGGTCCAGATCGGCGACGCCGCGAACAGGTGCTGGTGGTAGATCTCGTTGCACTCCGCGGACACGAGGTTGCCCTTCACGCAGAGCTTGCCGGGCTGGTACAGGACGCGGTCGAGCGGGCCGTGCGGCTGCCGGCCGATCCACGCGTTGGCGCGGACGATGTCGGGCCACAGCTCGCCGCCGAGCCGGTCCTTCTCGGACTGGACCGCGATGCGATCGTAGTGCTCCTCCCATCCCACGGCGATGATCGCGGCGACCAGCCCCGCCGCCGCGAACGGCCGCGCGCTCCGCAGGA
It encodes:
- a CDS encoding AAA family ATPase — translated: MFDRWLQLKGTSALVLGPRRCGKTTLLRMRFPDYAYATLDDLDLLALAKKDPKGFVSRLGPRAIIDEIQRLPALTIAVKHAIDSEGARVLMTGSSSVGLLDAAADTLAGRIDVVSLPTACWGEDAGPPTHRVFDDPQDPLEQKEAARRLDDALAFGLFPEIVTAAGAEAKRELLARYKNSYFTRDMMRFANLENADAILSLYLHLARSIGSHLEVAHFAREAGVSQVTARKYLASILHSQLGFRRTGYQYGPAKRLARAAKSYFADNGVLGSLSARPSDGQIMESFVVAELEKRRKLGLIAAEQLHYYKSAAGREIDVVFEDGDALRAVEIKTTAAPSGRDLRNLREFAASFGRPVRACLFYAGAERAEIDGVALVPITALYRGR
- a CDS encoding RNB domain-containing ribonuclease translates to IATIDPTDARDYDDAISVERRQGGAIRLGVHIADVSHFVVPGGALDEEARRRGTSVYFPRRVIPMLPEILSNGVCSLQEGVRRFARSAFIDYDGDGNPLRARFARTIISSSKRLTYEEAEEISTGGGKGVPRLVRGRIAAMYELARRIEARREREGMLRLDLPEVELVLDAEGRVTDGGPKPHLYSHRVIEMLMVEANEAAARALFDAEIPTLRRIHPAPSDDAFVDLAKFVRALGHKIPTRPTRRDLQELASSVRGEPAERAVNIGILRSLQRAVYSTAPEGHFALASEHYCHFTSPIRRYPDLVVHRALDVLASGVKPAPPEPLTSPLPPSDSEGGAEGEVLDALAAEMSRKERGAEAAEQELRLVLVLHHLSTKVGEEIEGVVTGVADFGLFVQMPKFLVEGVVKLADLGDDWWDVSTERGTVRGETTGRSIRIGDRLPVIIAEVDVPHRRLVLVAPRKKDAAGAKPAKNAKPAKSAPPEKQPRRGGKRHR